In the Anaerolineae bacterium genome, TTTCGCGCAGGTCTTGTCCATCCAGGCAAATGCATCCCTCATCGATTTCATAAAATCTGGAAAGTAAGTTAACCAAGGTGGTTTTTCCCGCCCCGGTTGGACCAACCAACGCAATTGTCTGACCGGGTTTGGCTTCCAGCGTAAAGTGCTTTATCACCCTTTTGGTCGGAACGTAGCCAAAGCTCACGTCTCGAAAAGTTACTTCGCCGCGCACCTTGTCCAATTGGAGGTTTCCAGCCGAATGGATTTCTTCAGCCGGAATGTCCAGCACCTCAAAGACTCGCTCAGCGCCGGCCAGTGCCGCCTGAATGGCATTATACAGATTTGCCAGTTGACGCAGGGGGTTAATAAAATTGCGCGCATACGTGATAAACGTGGCAATCATTCCGACACTGACCAGTTGCTGGAGTGCCAGCCAGCCTCCCAGGCCAGCAATGGCAATCACAAACAAGTTGCCCAACTGGTTGGTCAGTGGCATCAATAACAGCGCATAAGAATTGGCTACAACCGCAGCCTGGTAGACCGCCTGGTTGTTTTGGCGAAAACTTTCCAAAACCGATTCATTCCGTCGAAAGGCTTTGACCACCCGCAGTCCACTGATCGCTTCTTCCATCACCCCATTTAATTTACCCAATGAGCTTTGTAATTCACGAAATCCTTTGCGTGTGTAGCGGGCAATAAAATCGGTGAACCAAAACATCAGCGGCACAACCACCACCGCAGCCAGCGCCAACCAGACGTTGAGAACGAACATGGCAATCAGGATGCCAACCAGAGAGAGGCTGCTGGCAAGTAAAGAGACAATATTCTGAGAGACTGCCTGATTGATGGCATCGACATCATTGGTCATGCGGCTCATGACTTCCCCGACGGTGTGGGAATCAAAGAACCTCAAGGGCAGGCTTTGGAGATGCTCAAACAAATCACGGCGCAACTTCTGCAAAGCCCGCTGTGAGACAGATGCCATCAACCATCCTGAAGCTGCTTCAGCGAGATTACCGCCCAGAAAGATACCCAGCATGAATAACGCCAGGCGCGGTAAGCTTTGCAGGCTTCGGGTTTGGATCACATCGTCAATGGCTTTACCAATCAAGATCGGCGCCATTAATCCGCACAGGGTTGAAAGAAGAATAAGAAAAATCACACCACTCAACAGCCAGCGATGGCTGCCCAAATACGGCACCAGGCGGCGGATCGTGTGACGTGGATGGCGGGCTTTTTCAACCCGGCTGACCGACATCGGGCCTCTCACCATCCGCAGGCGGAAGTCTGGAGTTGCTTGGGATGGAGTGCGATCAGACATGCTGGATTTCTACCTCCTGCGCGTCGCCCAGTTGCGAAGTGTAGATTTCCTGATAAAGGCGATTGTTTAACAGAAGTTCCTTATGACTGCCTTCGGCGACTATCCTGCCCTGATCCAAAACGACGATCTTATCTGCCCCTAAAACGGTGCTGATGCGTTGAGCAACCATAACACAGGTGCGACCTTCCAACCACTCTCTGAGTCCACTTTGAATCCTGGCCTCGGTCTCCACATCTACGGAACTGGTACTGTCATCCAAAAGCAAAATTGAGGGGCGGGTCAAAAGCGCCCGTGCAATGGCAATGCGTTGTTTTTGCCCGCCGGAGAGGTTCACCCCGCGTTCTTCAATATGGGTATCATAGCCCTGCGGAAGCTCTAAAATGAAATCGTGTGCCTGAGCAATTTTCGCTGC is a window encoding:
- a CDS encoding Lipid A export ATP-binding/permease protein MsbA, which encodes MSVSRVEKARHPRHTIRRLVPYLGSHRWLLSGVIFLILLSTLCGLMAPILIGKAIDDVIQTRSLQSLPRLALFMLGIFLGGNLAEAASGWLMASVSQRALQKLRRDLFEHLQSLPLRFFDSHTVGEVMSRMTNDVDAINQAVSQNIVSLLASSLSLVGILIAMFVLNVWLALAAVVVVPLMFWFTDFIARYTRKGFRELQSSLGKLNGVMEEAISGLRVVKAFRRNESVLESFRQNNQAVYQAAVVANSYALLLMPLTNQLGNLFVIAIAGLGGWLALQQLVSVGMIATFITYARNFINPLRQLANLYNAIQAALAGAERVFEVLDIPAEEIHSAGNLQLDKVRGEVTFRDVSFGYVPTKRVIKHFTLEAKPGQTIALVGPTGAGKTTLVNLLSRFYEIDEGCICLDGQDLREIPVTDLRRQLGIVLQDTYLFSTSVMENIRYGRLEASDDEVIRAAVMAEADHFIRRLPQGYRTILSERAGNLSQGQRQMIAIARAILADPAILILDEATSSVDTRTEARIQQALRRLMQGRTSFVIAHRLRTIRDADLVVVIRDGEIVEMGRHPELLRQRGFYHHLYLSQFKGEAI